A region of the Amphiprion ocellaris isolate individual 3 ecotype Okinawa chromosome 22, ASM2253959v1, whole genome shotgun sequence genome:
gCTCCTAAAAAACAAGCATTCAGGGAGACACCTACCGTCTGAAGCTCCATGGAAGAAATGTATGTAACCAACATTTGACCACTTAACATCCCCAACGAAAACAACATAATACATTATTAAACACATCCacaagccagagaacccagtcATATATAATCACACTCACTCACAAAAAGGTCTCGTCCCCAGAACGTCCAAAGTGCTACGAGACCAGCAGCTGTAGGAGTCTGGACACGACCAAAACATTGAGGCTATTTCCCAACACTCGGTATCGCTGAATGGTAGAGATCTGCTCTGGAAAGGCTGCAAAATACATTCAAACCAAATTAGGTAAATAAGCAACACAAGTAAACGATGTGATACGTAATTATTCAGTAGCATAAAAAAAGCCCAATAgtacacaaaacagacaaaataaaaaacatttgtcaTGGGCCTAGCCCATCGGCTCGGCCATCCGTTCCACTGCCAGTGTGTCTCCGGTCTGTGAGgttctctgcagctgctgattagtggatgagctgcagctgtgagAGCCTCACATCTGCAGCTCATTCTATCTGCTGCTATAAAAACCGGTTTCACACGGCAGGGGACATGGGGCCATACTGCCATACTGTCTTGTCTCCAGCTGATAAGAAGATGATGCCGCAGCGCTGAAGCCTCGGTAGCAGCCTGTTTCCCCCCACCGTCCTTTGTGGAAGGACGAGGACCCCTGCTGCCCTAGTCGAGAGAGGGCGTGGACCTTCCCCCCCTCCTGGACTGCCCCGATGGGCCGGCGTGAGCCCCAGGCTGTCGCTGCTCTGGAGCCTGACTTCCCCCCTCCCTGAACATTGTGAGTTCTGGCCATAGCTGGCATTGTAGCGTTTTGGAATTAGTTTTTGTGAATAAAGACCCGTTTTAGTTGTCACCCTGCCTGCTCTGTGCCGCACTCACCTTGGGTTCAACTCCCCCCCCTAACCATAACAACATTAGAAGGAATTCGAACTCAATAATGACATCCCactaactagaaaagcactcggagcaCTCCcctatatggcattgtcagaaatgcagcattttattatttagttttagaaatgcagcatttgtttattagttattgatgatcagaaatcacggcaacatagaatgttgtcatttaataaagatgtacccacaaacaatgatcttgtgctgagcacaggcgtgtgttacgcatgtgtactttatgtacagatacagaatcatgtgacctaaatatgcagcgggcggcgggaactgatgggactcagaaacacccccacaatttaatctgtcgttccttgtatgatttccgacagataagtcctgataagtcctcagtggtggatttatagtaggatcacaatcatgtgatcatcagcaggaagctgatgtagtgttcacttgtcatggttacagtgatgccatgctgctatctggcaatgacacAGAGATcttaaacaaatctgtggatccagactataagctgcatcactgccataatctaatgaggtggtctttgtgtcatttctgatcttccctgaaaatttcatccaaatctgttattccattTTCGGTAATGTTGTGCACGGACagacgccaatcatcacataactccgccgtgttccttggggGAGTAATTATGTGCAGTGATTCATCTTGTAATTTGAATGGCTCACTGGATGGATAATTTCTTTGTAACAGTTTTTACTCTAGcaggaacacagtggagttatgtgacgatcagtgtccatttgtctgtctgtctctctgtctgttagcaacattactcagcggatttggataaaattttcagtgaaggtctgaaatgacaaggaccaagtgattagattttggcagtgatgcggctttgtgggttcatctatattaaatggccacattctatgttgctgtgatttctgatcatcagtaactaataaacaaatgctgcatttctgacaatgccatgtgggggaatgaacagccttagaggagtactgcactctctgagggcttttctagttaacaaatgtttacacacattcagaatgattattttttctttccagtgCTGTATATAAAAAGAGGATTAGCAATAACTCAAGAAAAAGCGTTCTACTTAAACATGAAATCTATAAGAAGATGAAGGGTCACAAAATTAGGATCTATGTTCCTATTAATGCAGTATTGGGATTGCTGCCATTTCATACAGAATACAAGTGCATTAAACAGATTTGTCTATACTACATGTTATTTGCTTGTTGTTAATGTTGACTGAGACTTCATTATTCAGTGAAATTTGTAACATACACGCTCCCTCTCTCTGACTCACCAACAAGTGTGTGCTTTCCATTATCGCTGTCTCTTTAGCGAGTTAgattacattaaaaaagaacattatTAACTGAATACTATGACAAACCTTCAAACTTCATTGAAGTCTAGTTACTGGATCTGTTTTCTGAATAGCAAAAGCCAAATCTCTACAGGTTAGTGAAACATGGCACATAAATAACCATTGAGTTATTAGAGTTATTACACAGGGGAAATTATAAAATCATAATTGTTCTATAGGAATTACCTGCCATTTAAAGTAACATCCACTGCTTTTGATGGTGGAAATTTCCACTCTAGCCACAGCTTGCTTGATTAAACTTCACTGTATCTCATTAGACAACACTATGAACCACTTTTTACGATGCTGGAGTGTAAAAATGTTGCAGTCTCCTCGACATAGATGACCAATGAGCattttgaaagaagaaaaaagaagaaaaaatctattttaaaaaaggcaaaccATTATTTAGATTTCAAGAATTATGGCTTTTGACTTACAGAAACTTTGAGGGAAGCCCATGAGGTTGGCCACTTCTCTGGGGGTAAAATATCGGAGCTTTAATTTTGACAACCGCTGGAGTTTCTCCTCTTCAGAACACTGGTCCAGACCCATGAACACACTCTCAACCTGCAAAGCACACAAAGCAAAGGCCATAGGTACACTACTGGAAAATTACTATTGGTCTGCTGGATCACTCGGTAGTCGGTTAAACTGAGATAGTAATGTGTTATTCATGGCTATGTATTCCACATCCTTCAATGACTAGTGACTGTATATGCGCTTTAAAACAGAAATTGCTCAATCTGTAAAAGAATTTATATTCCACTAATGCAGAAGAACTTTTACATTAGCAAATTCAAAGCATATATCCATGTTTACCAGGGTTATCATGAAAATATAGCACTGTTATTATTGTAAGGCGTAGGCTGAATATTTTTCTAAGGCTTAAGTGTAGTCCAGTCACAATTCTGCTTCATAATCTGAGAGCGAATGAAAAGATCTTCTGTACTCATTGTATGAAGATGTTTAGACAATTTCCCACTCGTACTATGATGTTAGTCATTTCACATTCACTTGTCCAGCAATACTTTAGAGGCTTCATGACGGAGGGAAACACTAGGCCTGTTGGCTGCCACACTTCAGTGGCTAAACTGTGCAATAATCCTTGGTGCACCACGAACCAAGCACTCACAATGAACACTGTAGAGgccaagcagctgcagctccttgATAGTAAAACTTTTTGACTGATTTGATATTCTGTCTATTGCAGTAGACATGCATTCCCTCACAAAATTCCATTGGGTTTCTGGTCACTGTCAACTGTCATTCTGTTACAATCACAGACCCAGGCTTTCACCCAGAGCTACGACCATGTCCCACGATGACAGCACAATGGATTTCACTCTACAGCCCAGAGATGTCTCATCAAATCACTAAAACTGTCAGACTTCCTATCAACCAGGTAGCTCATTTCATTCCGTTTTATTCAATTATGCTATCTGCTGTGACTAGTTCACCAATTATCTTACTAACTCTCAAGCAGGTGAAGACTGAAAACACCGTGTCAGAACCATTTACAGTGCCCTGAGGTGTGCCTCAGGGCTTCATCCTGAGCCCAACCTTATTCTCTATCTACATCAATGACTTAGCCAAAGGTGCTGGCAGTTCCATGATCCACCTATATGCCATTGACATCATCTTGTATTCATCTGACCCTTCTCTCCAATCAGCGGCATCCATCCTTCAACTCAGCATCACCTCTGTAGAGCAGTCTTTTCATCAACTCCACCTCAGCCTTAACAACATTAAGACTAAATGCATGCTGTTCGATGGAAAATATGACGCCTTCAGCGCTGTTTGTAAGAACCTACAAATACCTGCATATCTGGCTGGACTCAGCTCTGTCTTTCACCACTCATATCAATAACCTTTAGACAAAAATCAAATCCAGATTAGCTTTTCTCTTCCACAATAAAGCTTCCTTCACTCACACCACCAAACTCACCCTCGTCAAGATGATAATACTTCCAATCCTGTGCTAGGAATCCACAAAATGGCATCAAACACCGATCTCAAAAAATTGGACACTCCTCAGCATTCAGTCATTTGCTTCATCATGAATGCTCCTATCCACACTGACCACTGTGATCTCTAGGAAATGGTGGGCTGGTCCTCCCTTCATACACACCAGCTCTACCACTGCTTTCTTTTCATATGCAAAACTATCCTGGGCAAGATGTCATCCTACCAATCATCTCTTCTTCACTTCGCCAATAAGGTTTTCCGTTCTAGGCCAAGTGATTACATCAAGCTCATCATTCCCAAAACCACTACTACTCTTGGTTGCAACTCCTTCTGCTTTGCAGCTGCAAACTGGAACACTCTACAAAACACCCTCAACATCACTGcattaatgttgttttcaaCATTCAAGCAGAAACTCAATCAGTTCATAGTTGATTCTTGCTTCCGTTGTTCATGCAGATGTGCTGCATGACTCAAAACTGACAATTAAAACTGAAGTATGGCGCCCAGTATTTCAAGCAACTAAAGGCTATTATATTTCTGCACACAAACGTGTTTGCTTGAAAAAACACGGGCAATTAAATCATATTTGACTGCTGAAAAACAGACACTCCACTGCTTACACATTTCTATTAGACACTGTATTTGCAACAGAGCCATGACTGAGCTGGGACTGTTCAGGACATAGCCAGGCCACGGCACAGCAACTAGGATCTATAATCACTGTCAACAGTTATGTACCAACTTGCAAACTAATACAATTTATCACAGACTTGTGCCACCTCTTGGTCAGGTCGTTACTGAAAATGAGAATCAGTTCTAGAACTAActtacctggttaaataaaggttaaaaaaaataacagttgatACCAGTACAGAAATCAAACCCTACCTCAGTTTCCACTGAACTCTGCAGTACTGAGCCAGTTCCCTCCACATATCGCCCATAGCTATGGATAAAACAGACACTGAGTTAGGAGTACTGCATCATCAGTACAGAAGTGACCAACCTACTATGAAAAGAATGGATGAGTTATACCTTTTTAAGCTAAATCATAAAGGCTACATGCATCCCTCCTTCTCTGTAACCAAAATAAAATTGTGCACATCAGATGGAATACAGCATACCTGCCATTAGTGGAGCAGATTGAGATTGGGCAAACCATCATGCAAACTGTGATATAAGCATGAAATTTGGCATGAATGTTCCTTATAGGTCACCTTTTCAGAAAAAAGTGCTAGCctccaaaaaaaattcaacatggTGGCCATTTTTAAAGATGGCCACCAAATGGGCCTCTGTTAAAACACAGACAATAATTTGGACCTTGAATCGGTCAATTgtaaatttagttttctttaaGTCGCCTTTCTGCGTAAGGCCTATAAGCACGGTGGATAATCATGTGACTTATTTCATTTTAGCATGCGGCATGGGGCTATTCAATGAAATGACTTCTTTTGTGACTGAATCAATCAACAATGAACAGCCCTTGGAGCTAAAAGCAGTCcattcaacaaaacaagacaatatctGTGATATACCACAAAAAAGCCTAAAAACGAAGGATTTCATGTGATTATCTACGGTGGGGAATGGGCCCTACATCATGCCAAATCGGTTCACAGTGCAATCACTGTATTTCTGCCTCAAATTCAGTATTATTATggcaataaatcaaaaatatttcagcAAATTTAACTTGTACAATGACATCGGAGCAAAACCCTGTAACAGAGACCCATCTGATGGCCATCTTGAAAAATGGCCGctatattgattttttttcatggctagcatttttttctgaaaaactgaCCAATAAGCAACATTTATGCCATATTACATGCCTATATCACAAAGTGCACGATTCAACCACAAATCCACATCTACCTGCTCCACTACATGGACCAGGAGCACATAGACTGAAATTAACAAGGAGGAGTGAACTGATACAGGGCTGCACAGATACAAAAGGCTTCAGGGTAATTACACATATGAATAccacaacagatgcaaaaccaaACTGctgaaatgtacaaaatatcaaATGAGGAGAGCAGGAGAGGAATTTTCCAGCATGATGGTGAAACACAGCAACGATCACACAAcagtttttaaagacaaaagtaAAAACTATGACCAGGGTCAGTATGTCTCCtgacttaaatgtcaaattacaCCTTGACGATATTTCTAAGTGAATGGCTGAGCACCAAAGCTGCTCCAGCAAAGACTAACCTGTTAAGAATATCATTTGCTGGTACCATGCTGTATTGTTGCCATGAATGTTGCCTCTTCCAACAAAAATAAGGGTGGacataaaaagtatttaaaaaatgtattgcaTATAATTAAACAATGTAAAATGAATCAcactaataaatggtgtaaagTTGTTTGCTGCAAAGCGGCCTCACTCTGGGGCACATAGACTACCTAAACCACTACTATGCAAGATGATAGTTTATAATTAGGTTTTTCTGAGGCGGGTAACTCTAATGAACTTGACCTCTGCATCACAGAAAATTCTTTGTCTTGTCTTCCTGGGAAAGTCCTGGCATAAGCCAGTTTCATCCTAGTGCTTGTAGGGTTTTGTGACTGCCCTTGAAGAACCAATCAAAGTTTTTGAAACTATCCAGGCTGAAAAACTTTCATGTCTTAAAGTAATGAGAGGCTATAATTTCTCTATTCGTAGTTGAACAGTTCTTGCTATAGCACAGATTGCTACAATAGTTGAATATATCAACACTATGCTGGCGCAACACAAATAACTGTCTTattaaaaagtggaaaaaaaacaccaaccaACCTTTTACAAGACACACCTGTTAATGGAAAGTCATTGTAGGTGTCTGCATCACAAATACTGATGACAGTATGCACAGCTGTCATTAAGACAAACAGTGGCCACCTGAACGAATCTAAAAGAAATTCCAAATCCAAAATTTCATTTCAAACTTTtgatttcttgtgttttcttcaacaatacagaaaatatttgttttttaaattcattttgaatGCTAGTACCTGAGCAAGAAAGACTCAATTATTGCAATGATGAAACAACCAGTGAAAATGGCGACAATTAGATGAAAGTTACTATACCCACCCTTTAGTAAAGCAGACAGACCTCCTGCATTTGGGCTTAACAATGTCCAAGAGAAGACCATATCGTAGCAGTGTTTTAGGAGGAAGCAGATAGTGTTCCATGTTGACTTCCGTCTGTGGTTCCAAGAAGTCCTGGATCTCCCTGACAGACAGATCACTGTTCTGATCAATCTTCCTCTGTGACTCCGTTCGTGTCTCTAATTTATACAGGACACCTCCACTCTGCATTTCCTCCTCTGGTTTGCTGGTACATTGACAGGTAGGACTCAAAACTTTGGGCTTCTCAGCAGAATCACTCTTGGCAGCATGTGGAAAGGCATCTAAAATCTAAGGTGAGATATTAGTATATTAGGATCCCACATTACTAGGTATGATTTCAGACAGTATAGctgatcatttttgtccaggcctgtttcatgagtttattttttaaaataactatgttgaaccacggttcaaaagcaatgtctgattttcattggttaattttcatagaatttttctttattactacgtttgtcagattcaaattatttctgtgaccattgtgggtttttctttcattaaccacgGGATACCAAGAATTTAGTCCACGTGTGTAGATTTAACTGACACTGGAAACCATCACTGAGAGGTTTCTTTGATCCATTTCATGACAGCAGGCCTGTGGTCTTAAAGCCTCACCTTTAAACTTGTCTGGGTGCTCAACTGTCCAGTTGAAATCTTGGCAATCAGGAAATAACGCAGTCTTGAATTTGGGATCCCAACCTGGAAAATGAACAACATAAATATACTTTCCACCTTTACATCCATTTATTAACACATATCTTCAGATGAGTTCTACAGTATGTCTTTCTTACACTTGGAGGGGAAACCATGATCTCCTGAAATTCATATCCACATTCCGTGAGCGTTTTCACCAAGCGTTCCCTGCAGAATGGAAGCATAAAatgattttgggtcatttttccttcaattaGCACAATATTAACTCCAGAACTTTGTTCTACTTGGATTGGGCAACTTGTCACAACTGTTCAATCAGTGATAAAAGCtcaacaaaaatctgttttcactttttacacaaagtatttcatattaaaaagcaTTCTATACATTTCGCTTCATACAAGCAACTAAATGTAGCCCAAAAAACATCCCAACATGACTACTGCATTATCaacttttttgttgtaatatGTGCCTAAAGATGGGACTTTTTATGACGgcttcaaatattttttatattacaaCTCGCTCATAATCAGCGACTGCTTGAACttgaaattaaatcatttttacgTTCTCACTCTggcataaataaacaaaaaatacaaaaagcacAGGTACTAAACCCACATCATGTTTCCCAAATAGAGTGGTGCATGTCTATAGATGTGCTCATACATAGAGACAAATAGTAAAAGTTGATATTGAAGTGCCAGTGAGGCATGCACCAAATACTCCACTGACCACAATGTACAGTTCTGTGACAGAGTATTTCCTGATGGCTTCTATTTTTACATACTTTTCAGACTTAAATGTTCCAaatcattatttacatttattcaaTATTCGACAGATAGCCCACAAAATGctaaatgcaatttttaaataatgatttattaaagataTATCTATATCACCCCCGTGAAAAAGTATATGCCCTCatgaacctaataactggttgggcaAGCAAGAACTGCAGGGAAAGGTTTGCCAGAGCATTTCATCAATCTTTACCGGTAACATAAGATGGTTTTTGAGCATGAACTCCCCTTTAAAGTTCTTGCCACAGTACCTCAGTTGGATTTTAGTCTGGACTTTAACTGTTTT
Encoded here:
- the trdmt1 gene encoding tRNA (cytosine(38)-C(5))-methyltransferase — encoded protein: MGELRVLELYSGIGGMHYALQESDIPSQVVAAIDINTTANLIYKHNFPDTPLWNKTIEGISLDDFNKLSFDMILMSPPCQPFTRIGLQGDITDPRTKSFLYILDLLPRLSRLPRFILLENVKGFETSSARERLVKTLTECGYEFQEIMVSPPSVGIPNSRLRYFLIAKISTGQLSTQTSLKILDAFPHAAKSDSAEKPKVLSPTCQCTSKPEEEMQSGGVLYKLETRTESQRKIDQNSDLSVREIQDFLEPQTEVNMEHYLLPPKTLLRYGLLLDIVKPKCRRSVCFTKGYGRYVEGTGSVLQSSVETEVESVFMGLDQCSEEEKLQRLSKLKLRYFTPREVANLMGFPQSFSFPEQISTIQRYRVLGNSLNVLVVSRLLQLLVS